From the genome of Blautia hydrogenotrophica DSM 10507:
CCAACTGATGAGCAGCCTCTCTCTTTCTCATAGCCATGAAATGCGCACAACCAGACTGATTTTCCAACAGCCAGTCCTTTGCAAAAGTTCCATCCTGAATATCTGACAGAATCTTCTTCATTGCTTTCTTAGTCTCGTCTGTGATGACCTTCGGTCCAGTGATATAATCGCCATACTCTGCAGTGTTGGAAATAGAATATCTCATTCCCGCAAATCCACTCTGATAGATCAAATCTACGATCAGTTTCATCTCGTGAATACACTCAAAATAAGCGTTCTCCGGCGCATATCCTGCTTCAACCAGAGTCTCAAATCCTGCTTTCATCAGCGCACAAACACCGCCGCAAAGTACGGCCTGCTCACCGAACAAGTCTGTCTCTGTCTCTACTTTGAAAGTGGTCTCCAAAACTCCTGCTCTCGCGCCACCCAGAGCACATGCATAAGCCAGCGCTTTGTCTTTTGCTTTTCCTGTATAGTCCTGTTCAACAGCAACCAGACAAGGGGTTCCTCTTCCAATCTGATACTCGCTTCTCACTGTATGGCCTGGTGCTTTTGGCGCGATCATTGTGACATCCACATTCTTCGGAGGTTTGATCTGTCCAAAATGAATGGAAAAGCCATGCGCGAACATCAACATATTGCCCTCTTCCAGATTTGGTTCAATGGATTCTTTGTAAAGCTTCGCCTGTTTCTCATCATTGATCAGAATCATGATGATGTCAGCTTTCTTAGCAGCTTCTGCTGCTGTATATACTTTAAATCCCTGTTTCTCGGCTTTTTCCCAAGATCTGCTTCCCTCATAAAGACCTACAATGACATCGCATCCGGAATCTTTCAGGTTCTGCGCATGTGCATGTCCCTGACTGCCATAACCGATAATCGCGATGGTCTTTCCTTCCAAAAGGCCCATGTTACAGTCTTCTTGGTAATAGATTTTTACTGCCATTTTACTTTCCTCCCATATATAAATATATATCGTTAAGGGCTCACTTTTCTGTGAAAGCAACGCCCTTAGCTTTCTTTATAAAAACGTCACGTTCTCTGCGCCTCTGGACAGTCCCACAATTCCTGTTCTGGCCAGCTCCAAAATCTCATATGGCTCCAAAAGCTCTATAAATGCTTCCAGTTTGTTTTTACTTCCAGTCAATTCAATAACCAAGGAATCCTTGCTGACATCCACAACTTTCGCACGAAAGATATCAGCAATCGCAGCAACTCCTTCTCTCTGCTCAGCACCTGTAGAAATTTTTACCATAATCATTTCTCTACACACACTGTCTTCTGGGTCCAGTACCTTGATATCTCTGACATCCACTTGCTTTTTCAACTGTTTTGTGATCTGCTCCAAAATTAACTCCTCGCCGGTGCACACTACTGTCATCCTCGAATATCTAGGGTCTGCAGTCACACCCACTGATAAACTGTCTATATTATATCCTCTTCGGCTGAACAACCCTGAGATTCGGCTTAACACACCTGCATTATTATTGACTAGCAGAGAAAGCACTCTCTTATTTTCCTTCATGTATATCCCTTCTTTCCCCCAAATTTCTCGGATTTATGCTGACTATTACTCTCGTTCTATTGTTTCCGACAACTTTATATATTTTTTTAATTATACCAACTAATTCGGGTTTGTCAATGGCAGACTCCACATAAATTAATCTCAGTCCTTCAAAGAATAATAGCTTTTCACACCAAATACCGATTTCGAAGCTGTTCCAACACTCTTGGAGACAAATACATTTTCTTCCTGAGATAATTTTCCATGGAATCAAACCTTTGTTCAATGACCTGGAAAACCGTTTCTAAATAGACCTTTCTCACACTGTAGAGTGCTTGAATATTGGAATAAGTCTGAGGACTGACCACCATCTTAGTCTCTAAAAGCCGAACCAGATATTCTGCCTCTGATTCCAGATACTCGTTCGTTCTAAGATAGTCCTCTACAATCACCGGTCTGGGAATCCCCAGCGCACTCAGCAGTAAAACTGTGCCGATTCCAACCCGGTCTTTCCCCGCTGAACAATGATACAGCACTGCCCCATCATCCTGGTGAAGCAGTTCGTCAAAGAACTTGGCATACCGGTCCACAGCATAAGGCTCTAGTACTAGGTTCTGATATACCTTCTCCAAAAACTCTCCCATATCAATCTTAGAATCTACTACTTCGTCCAAAAGCCTTCGCTCCCTAGTGATTCCCATAGTTTCTTCATCCAAAATAGGATTCTGCACGTAGGTGACTCCCTTTAAAACTGTATCTGGTCTGCGCTCCTGCTCCTTCTCTGTGCGAAAGTCAATAACTTTCGTCAAGTGGTATTCCTCCAGAAGCACTCTCTGATCTTCGTTAGACAAATGGTACAAATCTCCGCTTCTCAAAAGCCGATGTGGTAAAATCACTCTGCCGTCAGTCGCTTTCAGAGCTCCAAGATCTCTGGTATTTGCCAAGCTTTGAAACGCAATCCTAGCCCCTTTTGGATACCCCACGGCTATTCGGGGATTTAACCTTTGAAGTTCTCTCAGGCAAGATGCCGCCTCTTCTAATGTCATCTCAAATTTATATTTTTTCCGCAGACGTGTCACCAGACAGAGCGCATGACCGCCTCCTGTATTTTTTCCTGTCGGCTCTTCTTTTCTGCGGTAAGCCCAGAGGATTTCGGAGCATGGGAGAGTGTTGGTTTTTACTCTTTTGGTAAATATTAGATTCCCGTCTTCAATTCTGATCTTTCCATATTTCATGGTCATTTCCCCCATTTTTCTTTTTTTCATCATATCATATATGTATTTCTTTTTAAAGGGCTTGACAGGCGAACTCTTTCTGCTATACTGGTGATGTAACAGTGGTTCGTCTGTCAGCCAGTCGCTTCAATAAGGGCTTGTACTGGTTTCGACGGGGGTTTTGAAGTTGCGGAAGCCATTCGCAGACTCCGGCACTGCGTATCAAGCTGGAATTTTAAATATAAACGCAGACGAAGATTACGCGTTAGCAGCTGCCTAATTGCAGCTCGTCAGCCTTAGAGCACTCACACTTTAAGAATCTGGCGTCGACTATGTGAGAAACCTTACCGGCTAAGCTTTGCCCCGGTAGATGTATGATGAAGCTACTGAAGTCCTAAGCCTGTCACCGGGCGTGGGATCGAGGGAATGTCAAAACAGTGACTGTAATGGGAGATGCCGCAAGGGATAGGCTTTCGGACGCGGGTTCGATTCCCGCCAGGTCCATGCATAAAAACGCGTTTTTTCTTGTAAAATCAAGGATTTCGCGTTTTTTTGATTATCAAACATTTTGATTACCCGTGATTACCTTTTTATTGCCTAAGTCAAATAATCTCGGATAATATCTCTCTTTTATAATCCATTTCAGAAATATCATAACTATAATTTAAAGCATTAACTTCTTCTGTGTGTCCAAGCATTGATGCTGCAACAATGCTTGACACACCAGCACATCTTAATTTTGAATTTAATGTTCGCCTTAGTGATTGGATGCTTTTTTCTGGAATTCCGGCCTGTATACACCTATAACGTATACAATGAGCGATAGAAGAAGAATGGAGTTTTCCGTTTTCATTCTGGAATATGTATTCGCCAAGAAATCCATACTGCATTTCTATTTTTTTCACTTTATAAAGTAAGCTTGAAATTTTTTGAGTAATAGGGAATTGACGTTCTTTTCTGGTTTTTGTAGAATCAACGATGTATTCCTTAGTTATTCTATCGTGCTTTTCGGAGCAACATATTACAATAACCCCCAGATCTTCGCGAATATTTTCCCACCTTAATGCAGTTATTTCCCCAATTCTCATTCCGGTATATATAGCTAATTCTACCGCATAATTCGGTATATAATGAGGTTTTTGGGTTTGGCTAATATATAATTGTTTCAATAAAAGATTCAAATCGTTAGTATTAATGGTTCTTTCTTCAGGGTTTTTTTTATCCCGATTAAAAAACTTCGAAAAGTTTCTTGTTTCGACGTATTCGCAAGGGTTTTCTGATATTATTCTTTTTATTCTCGCGTGTTTAAAAACTCCGTTTATATATCCCATAAGCGATTTTCCCGCTTTTTCTTTGAGGTTCAGCTTTTTGATTTGCTGAATAACAAAAGCGGTAATATCTTCTTCATTGATTTTTCTTATATCAAGTTTTTCAAATTTCGAATTTTCAAAATATCGCTTATAATCCGAATCATACTTTGTCAACGTATTATTTGAAACTCCATAAGAAACCTGCTTTTCTTTCCATTTTTGAAAATATGAATGAAAGCTATAATCTTCAGTCTTTGCTTTTTCTATATTCTCGTAATAACTCACAATAATATTTTGCACTGCTTTTTTCGTCGAAAGCTTTTTTAAAATTCTTTTCCCATTTTCATCGAGAATATATGTTCTCCATTTTCCGTCTTTTCCTTCCCAAATTTTATACGGGTGTTTTTCTAATATTTCCTTTCTTTTGTTCATGTTTACTTGTTCCTGAATATATGACATACTTATCATATCATGTTCAAGAGCATACTGCAATAAATCACGATCTTCCATATTTTAAAAAGGAGCCGGGACGTCCCTTCGCTGGCCAGCGGCTCCGACTCCTTTCTAATTTTACAAAATATCAAAGATATTTAATTGCCCATTAATTTCTTCCGGTACCGGTTCTTCAAAAAATTTACAAGCCACATAATTTGATTTCCAACATACATCTGATTCAAACAGATCACATCTTAGTTTTTTTCCATTTTGATGGAAGTGTTTGCATTCTTCACAATTATGTCTCCATGATGAGCCTCCTGATCTTTTATACATTTCACTAATTTTCCTCATATCAGTATTCTCCAAAACCAAATTCTTTGTTAATATCCATTGAATCAAATTCTAACTCAATTCCCATTTGCTTTTGCAATTCTTGATATGTTTTTTCAATGCCATTTCTGGATACATACTCTGTTGCCGCATTATAATTTTCGAGTAACCTTTGATTGGCCTTTGTATATCCCCAAGTCATTTTAATGGCAACCAGAGTAATCAAAATGTTCGCCACTGCAATATAGTCTTCTGCTTTCTCTAGTTTTTCTCGTGCCTCTTTTTGATAAATATCTTCAAATTCTTTTTCTCTAGCTTCACACCAAAATTTAAGAGAATCTACTCTGCATTTTGTCAAATCTGATATTTGATTTAGAGTAAAATTTGCGACATTCATTGGATATCCCGATGATTTTACTTTTCTCCTCAGCTTATTACTCATTTTTCTTTCTCCATTCATTTTATATATTTCCAATATTTCCGTTGTATAGAGAATTCCCCTGCTTTCTTTTCTTCAAAGCCTTTTCTGCATCTGCCAAGCTAAAATATAAATTGGGGTAGCTTAAATCTGTCCAATCTCCACCATACATCACAGCTTTTGCTGATACATCCTCTACTGTATAGCTGTTTATGTAAAAATGGTGATACGGTACAGACTCTTCAATGATTTCGTATACAGTACTTCCGACAGCAACGGGAAGAACTATCAAGCGTCCTTGTTTTTCCAGTTCCTCATACCTGTTATTCCGCAGTTCAGTTTTTCTAAGACTTTCTTTTGCCGCTTTTCCATCTCTTTGATTGTACGGTCAAGCTTATACTCCATCATCAGCTCCACATCATCCCCAATCTCTAACAAATATTCCACCTGCGGGGCCACATTCTTTACGTCTGCGATCTCTTCAATCGCAGGGCACTTGTCCCCTGTCAATACATACTTGCTCAATGCCTGGACCAGCTCACCGCACTCCTCTGCCAGCTTCCAAAGCTGCTTTTCCTGGTAGTGATCTGCGATCTGGCGAAGCTTCTGCTGCCGTTCATCAATCATGTTTTCAATCTCTATCATTCTTATCACCCTTTCTTTGGATATAGCCGTAAAACATCGTATAATCTCGATACAGCCTTTTGATTGCTTTCCTCAACCAATTTTACATATTCATCCAGATTAACCGTAGAATCGTCCATAATCGCTTTTTGTCGCTCTTCTAGATATCTTTCCGCCAAAGTTGTCATACTACCATAATACCCGATTGTACGCTCTACCTCTCTTCCGCTCTTCCTTGATGTGCCTCTCTCTTTCAAAATATAATTTAACCGATCTGTTTCAACAAAATATTTCTCGTCAAGATTAATTTTCATATATTTCTCCTTCTGGTACTCTCCAATCCCTAGTATGATATATATTTTTAATTCTAGTTACAAAATTTCAGAAAGCAATTTTTTATTCCGCTCCCTTGCCTGCGTCTGTCGCACGCTCTCCTCTGGAAATGGTATCTGATAAGTCATATCCTGTACTCGACTTTTTATCCGATCATCATAATCAAGGTGCTCAACAGCTACATTACTTGTGAAAAAAGTCAACTTTTTGTTTATGTATCGCTCGTTAATAATG
Proteins encoded in this window:
- the ilvC gene encoding ketol-acid reductoisomerase, whose translation is MAVKIYYQEDCNMGLLEGKTIAIIGYGSQGHAHAQNLKDSGCDVIVGLYEGSRSWEKAEKQGFKVYTAAEAAKKADIIMILINDEKQAKLYKESIEPNLEEGNMLMFAHGFSIHFGQIKPPKNVDVTMIAPKAPGHTVRSEYQIGRGTPCLVAVEQDYTGKAKDKALAYACALGGARAGVLETTFKVETETDLFGEQAVLCGGVCALMKAGFETLVEAGYAPENAYFECIHEMKLIVDLIYQSGFAGMRYSISNTAEYGDYITGPKVITDETKKAMKKILSDIQDGTFAKDWLLENQSGCAHFMAMRKREAAHQLEEVGAELRKLYSWNNEDKLLDN
- the ilvN gene encoding acetolactate synthase small subunit, whose translation is MKENKRVLSLLVNNNAGVLSRISGLFSRRGYNIDSLSVGVTADPRYSRMTVVCTGEELILEQITKQLKKQVDVRDIKVLDPEDSVCREMIMVKISTGAEQREGVAAIADIFRAKVVDVSKDSLVIELTGSKNKLEAFIELLEPYEILELARTGIVGLSRGAENVTFL
- a CDS encoding tyrosine-protein phosphatase, translating into MKYGKIRIEDGNLIFTKRVKTNTLPCSEILWAYRRKEEPTGKNTGGGHALCLVTRLRKKYKFEMTLEEAASCLRELQRLNPRIAVGYPKGARIAFQSLANTRDLGALKATDGRVILPHRLLRSGDLYHLSNEDQRVLLEEYHLTKVIDFRTEKEQERRPDTVLKGVTYVQNPILDEETMGITRERRLLDEVVDSKIDMGEFLEKVYQNLVLEPYAVDRYAKFFDELLHQDDGAVLYHCSAGKDRVGIGTVLLLSALGIPRPVIVEDYLRTNEYLESEAEYLVRLLETKMVVSPQTYSNIQALYSVRKVYLETVFQVIEQRFDSMENYLRKKMYLSPRVLEQLRNRYLV
- a CDS encoding tyrosine-type recombinase/integrase produces the protein MNKRKEILEKHPYKIWEGKDGKWRTYILDENGKRILKKLSTKKAVQNIIVSYYENIEKAKTEDYSFHSYFQKWKEKQVSYGVSNNTLTKYDSDYKRYFENSKFEKLDIRKINEEDITAFVIQQIKKLNLKEKAGKSLMGYINGVFKHARIKRIISENPCEYVETRNFSKFFNRDKKNPEERTINTNDLNLLLKQLYISQTQKPHYIPNYAVELAIYTGMRIGEITALRWENIREDLGVIVICCSEKHDRITKEYIVDSTKTRKERQFPITQKISSLLYKVKKIEMQYGFLGEYIFQNENGKLHSSSIAHCIRYRCIQAGIPEKSIQSLRRTLNSKLRCAGVSSIVAASMLGHTEEVNALNYSYDISEMDYKREILSEII